A stretch of the Bremerella alba genome encodes the following:
- a CDS encoding tetratricopeptide repeat protein, which produces MSTETDQSDATEATKGTNPRGSFMDMLGGNRMFLIAGTVIVAGLVSGISWVLVRGGEAEEQTLAAAIEAYENGEVSKAREIARTHVEDLHVHEPYQGAAPFLLGMILHDEAKEFLNPKDRETVYRVAVQHLETARERGFPPEYKIRGEYLLGISQMESKQYEKAIQSLAKIYSDYPLHQLEIENALADCFLAIQPSTPENLEQALKWSRLYDSHPVLTPTQKSEAHIRLARIQFELGQLDETLETILEIPPTSPSYVDGVIVQGLVARRRYQDSLSAGEEEQAQDSLNSAIRLFRKAASNQLVAADSTRKASYLLAVMLRANEQLDEAMQQATRTRKIYYRTPESVAAGLEEAELLRAEDKDEEAVEIYRRALREATLSGKYENPWVDEVDFRQRVTRAIDAWKSAEKFAPAVEVAQALRPLFPADQAFQIEADVQHAWGDYLEQQADEVPFNQSLELRAKSRFRFRSAGKVYLDLAEYRFATSEYTNDLWNSASAYLRGQDFSKAVEILADYQRYETREHQPRALVATARALIALDRAEDALSPINECLEFYPKDPSVYEARVLGGEAYMELGKLAEAKSVLTANLDDGRLEPSSREWQDSLFALGQVLHLEGEMFEAQARVKGALEAPESIPREAFQFLEQSNESYKGAIKYLHAAVRRYPDDPRSISARYLIAECHRRSSMLPKKKFRLVNIETQRIKFDKEVKEHLESAIEIYNDLEFELTTKLEMQADLHPVEASILRNCYFAQGAAMFELARYKDAIEAYSTASNRYQTEAVSLEAFVQIANCYRYMNQSTEARGTVEQAKIVLSRLADGIDYSETTHGSRDDWQNYLDWLGATL; this is translated from the coding sequence ATGTCGACGGAAACTGACCAAAGCGATGCAACTGAAGCGACCAAGGGGACGAATCCTCGTGGTAGTTTTATGGACATGCTGGGTGGCAATCGGATGTTTCTGATTGCCGGAACAGTTATCGTGGCAGGGCTTGTTTCTGGAATCTCGTGGGTACTCGTTCGCGGTGGCGAAGCCGAAGAGCAAACCTTAGCCGCAGCCATCGAGGCTTACGAAAACGGAGAGGTCTCTAAAGCGCGAGAGATTGCTCGCACCCATGTCGAAGACCTGCATGTTCATGAGCCGTACCAAGGCGCGGCACCATTTTTGTTGGGCATGATTCTGCACGACGAAGCGAAAGAGTTTCTCAATCCCAAGGACCGCGAGACCGTTTATCGCGTAGCGGTGCAGCATTTAGAAACTGCCCGCGAGCGAGGATTTCCACCTGAGTACAAAATTCGCGGCGAGTACCTGTTGGGTATTAGCCAGATGGAATCAAAACAGTACGAAAAGGCTATCCAGTCTCTCGCGAAAATTTATTCCGACTATCCTTTGCACCAGCTCGAAATCGAAAATGCTCTGGCCGACTGCTTTTTGGCCATCCAGCCATCCACGCCAGAAAATCTAGAGCAAGCATTGAAGTGGAGTCGGCTATACGATTCCCATCCGGTTCTTACACCAACGCAAAAATCAGAAGCCCACATTCGCTTGGCCCGTATTCAATTCGAACTCGGGCAACTTGATGAAACGCTGGAGACGATTCTAGAAATTCCACCGACTTCGCCAAGCTATGTGGACGGCGTGATTGTGCAGGGATTGGTTGCACGTCGCCGCTATCAAGATTCTCTATCAGCTGGTGAAGAAGAACAGGCTCAGGACTCGCTCAACTCGGCAATTCGTTTGTTCCGCAAAGCCGCCAGCAATCAGTTGGTTGCGGCGGATTCAACTCGAAAGGCTTCGTACTTACTGGCAGTCATGCTGCGGGCCAACGAGCAGTTGGACGAAGCGATGCAGCAAGCAACCCGTACGCGGAAAATTTACTACCGAACACCAGAAAGCGTGGCGGCTGGGCTAGAAGAGGCCGAACTGCTTCGTGCGGAAGATAAAGACGAAGAAGCGGTCGAGATCTATCGCCGAGCACTTCGCGAAGCAACGCTCAGCGGCAAGTATGAAAACCCTTGGGTGGACGAGGTCGATTTCCGTCAACGCGTGACTCGAGCGATCGACGCCTGGAAGTCGGCCGAGAAATTCGCTCCAGCGGTAGAAGTCGCCCAGGCACTGCGTCCTTTATTTCCAGCTGATCAGGCCTTTCAGATCGAAGCCGATGTGCAACATGCTTGGGGGGACTATCTCGAGCAGCAAGCTGACGAAGTACCCTTCAATCAATCGCTTGAATTGCGTGCGAAGTCACGGTTTCGTTTCCGCAGTGCCGGTAAGGTTTATCTGGATTTGGCTGAGTATCGGTTCGCTACGAGCGAGTACACGAATGACCTCTGGAATAGCGCTTCGGCCTATCTTCGCGGCCAAGATTTCAGCAAGGCTGTAGAGATTCTCGCCGATTACCAGCGATATGAAACCCGCGAGCACCAGCCCCGAGCTTTGGTTGCTACGGCCCGAGCTTTGATCGCACTCGACCGAGCCGAAGATGCCTTGAGCCCAATTAATGAGTGCCTAGAGTTTTACCCGAAAGATCCGTCGGTCTACGAAGCCCGCGTGCTCGGCGGCGAGGCCTACATGGAACTTGGTAAGCTGGCCGAGGCCAAGAGTGTTTTGACGGCCAACCTCGACGATGGTCGACTCGAGCCGAGCAGCCGTGAATGGCAAGATTCGCTGTTTGCACTCGGTCAAGTGTTGCACCTGGAAGGGGAGATGTTTGAAGCCCAGGCACGTGTTAAAGGAGCTCTAGAAGCTCCCGAAAGCATTCCTCGCGAAGCGTTTCAATTTCTCGAGCAAAGTAACGAGAGCTACAAGGGTGCGATCAAGTATCTGCATGCGGCCGTCCGACGTTACCCCGACGATCCCCGTTCGATCAGTGCCCGCTATCTGATCGCCGAGTGTCATCGGCGTTCGTCCATGTTGCCTAAAAAGAAGTTTCGCCTGGTTAACATTGAAACGCAACGGATCAAGTTCGACAAGGAAGTGAAGGAGCATCTCGAAAGCGCGATCGAGATTTACAATGACCTGGAATTCGAATTGACGACGAAACTCGAAATGCAAGCTGACCTTCATCCGGTCGAGGCAAGTATCTTGCGGAACTGCTACTTCGCACAAGGGGCAGCCATGTTCGAGTTGGCACGCTACAAGGATGCGATCGAGGCCTATTCCACCGCTTCGAATCGTTATCAAACCGAAGCCGTTTCGCTGGAAGCATTTGTTCAGATTGCCAATTGTTATCGTTATATGAATCAATCGACCGAAGCCCGAGGCACGGTCGAGCAGGCCAAGATTGTGCTATCGCGCCTCGCCGATGGCATCGACTATTCGGAGACGACTCATGGTTCGCGTGATGACTGGCAAAACTACCTCGATTGGTTAGGGGCCACCCTTTAA
- a CDS encoding alpha/beta hydrolase, protein MKRLDTPALPTTHSSNLSVQQSKVYEFRIRRDSNQACPLELFTPLHYEPGYAYPLIVWLHGAFDNESQLRRIMPLTSTRNFVAVGPRGTRRHTRDTGSEFASYYWSQDEANIEAASRRVEMAIESASDQFNIHGRRIFLAGYQDGATMALRLALQNPSDYAGVISINGPLPNGHAPLRSLSLCEQLPIMLMHCHESTYYTEEQFCENIRLGHSAGLKMDVREYLCGDGIMTDMLEDMNGWVMGQVLR, encoded by the coding sequence ATGAAACGTTTAGACACGCCAGCGCTTCCAACGACCCATTCGTCCAACCTCAGCGTTCAGCAAAGTAAGGTTTACGAATTTCGCATTCGGCGAGATTCAAATCAGGCTTGCCCGCTGGAGTTGTTCACTCCGTTGCACTACGAACCAGGCTATGCGTATCCGCTGATCGTCTGGCTGCATGGGGCGTTCGACAACGAATCCCAGTTGCGCCGAATTATGCCACTGACCAGCACTCGCAATTTTGTTGCTGTTGGTCCTCGTGGTACTCGTCGTCACACGCGAGATACCGGCAGCGAGTTCGCCAGCTATTATTGGTCGCAAGATGAAGCCAATATCGAGGCCGCATCTCGTCGCGTCGAGATGGCGATCGAGTCAGCATCCGACCAGTTCAACATTCATGGTCGCCGTATTTTCCTAGCCGGCTACCAGGATGGAGCGACGATGGCATTACGGTTGGCCCTGCAAAATCCTAGCGATTACGCAGGTGTCATCTCGATTAATGGCCCCTTACCCAATGGGCATGCCCCGCTAAGAAGTCTTTCATTGTGCGAACAGCTTCCCATCATGTTGATGCACTGCCATGAAAGTACTTATTACACCGAAGAGCAGTTTTGCGAGAATATTCGTCTAGGCCACAGTGCTGGGCTAAAGATGGATGTTCGCGAATATCTCTGTGGCGACGGCATCATGACCGACATGCTGGAAGATATGAACGGCTGGGTCATGGGGCAGGTCTTGAGATAA
- the mdh gene encoding malate dehydrogenase: MKRAKITIVGAGNVGATCAHWCAAAELGDVVLLDIPQTEDMPKGKALDLMQASPIVGFDSNIVGTTDYADTKDSDVVVITAGIPRKPGMSRDDLLATNAKIVTAVTEQIKSTSPNCTIIVVSNPLDAMVQQALKVSGFPANRVMGQAGVLDTARYRTFIAMELGVSVEDVTAMLMGGHGDTMVPMPSCTSVGGIPVTRLMDEKRLEEIVDRARKGGAEIVGLLKTGSAYYAPAAATTQMVEAIVRDKKRLIPCAAYCDKEYGVGGYYVGVPVILGSNGVEKVVELELTEQEKSDFQKSVDAVKGLVEAMDKLLAS, translated from the coding sequence ATGAAACGAGCCAAGATCACGATTGTCGGTGCCGGTAATGTGGGGGCCACTTGTGCTCACTGGTGTGCTGCCGCTGAACTGGGTGACGTTGTGCTGCTGGACATTCCGCAAACCGAAGACATGCCCAAGGGTAAGGCCCTCGACCTGATGCAGGCCTCGCCGATCGTCGGCTTCGATAGCAATATTGTCGGTACCACCGATTACGCCGACACGAAAGACAGCGATGTCGTCGTCATCACGGCCGGCATTCCGCGTAAACCCGGCATGAGCCGTGACGATCTACTGGCGACCAACGCGAAGATCGTCACCGCCGTGACCGAACAAATCAAATCGACCAGTCCTAACTGCACGATCATCGTTGTCAGCAATCCATTGGATGCTATGGTCCAACAGGCGCTGAAGGTCAGCGGTTTCCCTGCCAATCGCGTGATGGGTCAGGCCGGTGTTTTAGATACGGCCCGTTATCGCACATTCATTGCCATGGAACTTGGCGTCAGTGTCGAAGACGTAACCGCCATGCTGATGGGTGGCCACGGCGATACGATGGTGCCGATGCCGTCCTGCACCTCGGTTGGCGGTATTCCTGTCACTCGCTTGATGGACGAAAAACGTCTAGAAGAAATCGTCGATCGCGCTCGCAAGGGTGGGGCAGAGATTGTTGGTTTGCTTAAGACCGGCAGCGCTTACTACGCACCGGCGGCCGCCACAACTCAGATGGTGGAAGCGATCGTTCGTGATAAGAAGCGTCTGATTCCTTGTGCCGCTTACTGCGACAAGGAGTATGGCGTGGGTGGCTACTACGTCGGTGTGCCTGTCATCCTGGGTTCCAACGGTGTCGAGAAAGTCGTCGAACTCGAACTCACCGAACAAGAGAAGTCCGACTTCCAAAAGAGCGTCGACGCCGTCAAGGGATTGGTTGAAGCCATGGATAAACTCTTAGCTTCGTAA
- a CDS encoding RNA polymerase sigma factor, protein MALSAEQFHRLVDQHGPTLYRVAYRLMGNRHDAEDVVQDAFRSVWDSRDRFDAEKGERAWLVAILRRRVVDRWRRKKQPMPLSDHDKTTPELVAPVEPEQGFSDEMQAALQCLSEELREAILLVVVGELTHQEAADLLKVPLGTVLSRVSRARKKLHLELSIRLPS, encoded by the coding sequence TTGGCTCTTTCTGCCGAGCAGTTTCATCGATTGGTCGACCAGCATGGTCCTACGCTTTATCGCGTTGCTTATCGCTTGATGGGTAATCGCCATGACGCTGAGGATGTTGTGCAGGATGCTTTCCGATCGGTCTGGGACAGCCGGGATCGATTTGACGCAGAGAAGGGAGAGCGTGCTTGGCTGGTTGCGATTCTCCGTCGTCGCGTTGTCGATCGATGGCGGCGAAAAAAACAGCCCATGCCCCTTTCCGACCACGACAAGACCACGCCAGAATTGGTCGCACCGGTCGAACCAGAACAAGGGTTCAGCGACGAGATGCAGGCGGCCCTACAGTGCCTCTCGGAAGAACTTCGCGAGGCGATTCTGTTGGTGGTTGTGGGTGAACTGACCCACCAGGAAGCTGCAGACCTACTGAAAGTCCCCTTAGGAACAGTCCTTTCCCGTGTGAGTCGTGCCCGCAAGAAACTTCATTTAGAATTGTCCATTCGATTGCCATCCTGA
- a CDS encoding VWA domain-containing protein, whose product MPTDLVARLKCIPEAADIDAALDRELSAVEIPGGLTEQLHEIAASQALVTRSVRQRSAADRSPRVSWAVGIWTVAATLLLALGIGSIWQINRNSDIAKHDPVSVISAPVRLAEQSLALEWLGPTRSEIEGQAQLSDLLPLVDIQSVSPAITEVSLPEIQVAHSDVPRIKSLSEELPEDLLASTFLMRWQPLGANPMIRSMHGRPQLLLPSANAVSFFSESQAYDREFLLRESSHPFASPQHPSMRSTSVPITGDQKSFENSLFSENPFSPEVLENARSEEWLAATGKFYVPAQPNQLELRTAAGPAVFAGAGTQLLEIGIVAGSTDSKDRAPVHLTVAVTPPESKQHALRTWLPVKIALREMIEQLRPHDSVTLVVMSDLPYVLIDDATSEHREEWFAALDRIDLGSPSNLAEGIRFASATSLTKAGFGDIRRSLVVLSDRFPALDVSTNEQLRPLIENASQQGVKFSWIQLEDENYASLVPAPSALHGMGDWLVTNSLQRLGRILNQQIHGAPSLIGTNPNVRVKWNQKSVAQYRLIGYQPVGGDFVSTSATHEFHALDSGTLLFELVLPEDGPNDIASIELTWNDTSGKARKSVQKVSRLQFAPSWQASPLSLQAAQLTQQSLALHQNSYFSRRRGNTIDELDNWASSLNPAIRQHASYPRLEVLLPSLHD is encoded by the coding sequence ATGCCGACCGATCTCGTTGCCCGGCTTAAGTGCATCCCAGAGGCTGCTGACATTGATGCAGCCCTCGATCGCGAATTGTCGGCAGTAGAAATACCGGGCGGTCTCACTGAACAACTGCACGAGATCGCTGCCTCACAGGCATTGGTAACTCGTAGTGTTCGCCAACGAAGTGCCGCCGACCGTAGCCCTCGAGTTTCATGGGCAGTTGGTATTTGGACGGTGGCAGCCACCTTGCTTCTCGCACTGGGTATCGGATCGATTTGGCAAATCAACCGGAATTCGGATATCGCCAAGCATGACCCGGTGTCAGTGATCTCTGCGCCGGTCAGGCTCGCGGAGCAGTCCCTGGCACTCGAGTGGCTAGGCCCTACTCGCTCAGAAATTGAAGGCCAGGCCCAACTCTCGGACTTACTCCCTTTAGTCGACATTCAATCCGTTTCGCCAGCGATCACCGAAGTATCCCTTCCGGAAATACAGGTCGCGCATTCCGATGTGCCAAGGATAAAGTCCCTCTCGGAAGAATTACCGGAAGATTTGCTGGCCAGCACGTTTCTTATGCGTTGGCAGCCGCTGGGTGCTAATCCAATGATTCGCTCGATGCACGGTCGCCCACAGCTTTTATTGCCTTCGGCGAACGCGGTATCCTTTTTCTCCGAATCCCAAGCTTATGATCGAGAGTTCCTTCTGCGGGAATCGTCACATCCATTTGCTTCCCCTCAGCATCCTTCGATGCGGTCTACAAGCGTGCCGATAACCGGGGACCAGAAGAGTTTCGAGAATAGCCTCTTCTCCGAGAATCCCTTCTCGCCTGAGGTGCTGGAAAACGCTCGCTCGGAAGAGTGGCTCGCCGCGACCGGCAAGTTCTATGTACCGGCTCAACCCAACCAACTCGAACTTCGTACGGCAGCTGGCCCAGCCGTATTTGCCGGAGCAGGCACCCAATTGCTTGAAATCGGGATCGTCGCCGGCTCGACCGATTCAAAAGATCGCGCCCCGGTTCATCTCACTGTGGCCGTGACGCCTCCTGAGTCGAAACAACATGCATTGCGAACGTGGCTACCCGTCAAAATCGCCCTTCGCGAGATGATTGAACAGCTTCGCCCGCACGACAGCGTGACGTTGGTGGTCATGTCCGACCTACCCTATGTTTTGATCGACGATGCCACCAGCGAGCATCGCGAGGAGTGGTTTGCCGCGCTCGATCGCATCGATTTAGGCAGTCCGTCGAATCTAGCGGAAGGGATTCGATTCGCCTCGGCTACCTCGTTAACCAAGGCAGGCTTTGGGGATATTCGCCGCTCGTTGGTGGTGCTATCCGATCGCTTCCCAGCCCTCGACGTTTCGACCAACGAGCAACTACGCCCCCTGATTGAAAATGCCTCGCAGCAGGGCGTTAAGTTCAGCTGGATTCAACTCGAAGATGAAAATTATGCGTCTCTCGTCCCTGCACCGTCTGCACTGCACGGCATGGGCGACTGGCTAGTAACCAATTCACTGCAACGACTAGGCCGTATCCTAAATCAGCAAATTCACGGGGCACCGTCGCTGATCGGCACCAATCCGAACGTTCGCGTTAAATGGAACCAGAAGTCCGTTGCCCAATACCGACTGATTGGTTACCAACCAGTCGGTGGCGATTTTGTGTCCACCTCCGCAACACACGAGTTTCACGCCCTCGATAGTGGTACCCTGCTATTTGAATTAGTGCTTCCCGAGGACGGACCAAACGACATCGCATCGATCGAGTTGACCTGGAACGATACCAGCGGCAAAGCTCGTAAATCGGTACAGAAAGTTAGTCGCCTGCAATTTGCTCCGTCTTGGCAGGCATCCCCCTTATCACTGCAAGCGGCACAGCTTACCCAGCAAAGCTTGGCCTTGCATCAAAATTCGTACTTTTCACGGCGTCGTGGCAACACGATCGATGAGTTAGATAATTGGGCTTCTTCCCTGAATCCTGCAATCCGGCAACATGCGAGCTATCCTCGACTGGAAGTCCTGTTGCCGAGCCTGCATGATTAA
- a CDS encoding tetratricopeptide repeat protein, with protein sequence MRITKLILLATGLIMAFSSVTNAKEPFDEFFNGLLQRGYHEQAIWYIDSMANNAGLPEEVKKTLDYRKAIAQIEAARRSPNLDSREELLVAAGNNLGKFLKANPQSDRVIDASIQRGNVLSDQARLAEARARREEKPADKRPFLDTAHKRYEEARKVFEDANKQIREALTALPKVLDPSKDSAKIAFRDEMRASYIQTQLLASNCLFEMAKTLPEDHKDRKKQLEQAAKEFGETYSKYKSRLAGLYARLYEAQAQQALDKTKEAIAIYVDDLMLLGDQPEQFRQVKLKAAIGLSTIWMQKDEQAKVLSEIAPWLDEQQLRANQERDEDWLNIKMIVAKAYKKDADGRDNKDKQRGNNRREALKLAVDVAKYPSEFQKEALAIRAELQGEDAVAQDDSDAKTFQEAVTAGRDLINEANTQSFAVRKMQADLKATKDKAAKEQLASQIETDEKVVQDAFSKAESKFQQALQLADRDTPSDEVNGVQYFLSFLGFQDGDYWQTYARASFVAQRYPNSPSAKPCAKMALACALRLFEAAPADNRSFELSLVQDTTDFMVKTWPDSEEAGQALLALIGFQLQQASSKELSWDQQKAMLEAAEKSVAKIGDGTAAKADAQLKVGQTYWNLFLRGNSLRREAKDNPDAMGVPTDEQLAAIKEKTQSILSAGVDSYQGEDPDYSYVLGALSLIQVYTDTGEPNKAVELLEKKKTGLMGLVESKNAVATRPGIDQLIYKAAVRAYISALPTTTDASKTESLMANAEKAMAQLKSLAGNDANSQKQLVAIYISLANDLKTQLDNANPASKVALAGAFEKFLNRVAESSKEPNVLNWVGETFYNLGQSFSEDPSFNGDTKSFYNKAIAAYQQIIDQAGSGSLNPALVQQVRVRIAMAQREIGEYEQAVATFADVLKEKNMMVNVQVEAAKTFYMWGLNGGDSKTFYQSLMGAKPNPETKQNVIWGWGRLQSILARYAQAGADPSPFKETFFECRYYLAACRYQFALSQSSKDKKDQYLAAAAKDISSTQSFDPSLGGDEWFQKFDTLMRRIQKDLTGDVKGLDKPQP encoded by the coding sequence ATGCGGATTACTAAGCTGATTTTGCTCGCAACCGGCCTTATTATGGCATTTTCGTCGGTTACGAATGCCAAGGAACCGTTCGACGAATTCTTCAATGGGCTCTTGCAACGCGGGTACCACGAACAAGCGATCTGGTACATCGATTCGATGGCCAACAATGCTGGCCTACCAGAGGAAGTCAAAAAGACCCTCGATTACCGCAAGGCGATTGCTCAAATCGAAGCGGCCCGTCGCAGTCCGAATCTTGACTCGCGCGAAGAATTGCTCGTCGCAGCCGGTAACAACCTGGGTAAATTCCTTAAAGCCAACCCCCAAAGCGATCGCGTAATCGATGCGTCGATCCAGCGAGGCAATGTGTTATCGGATCAAGCCCGCTTGGCCGAAGCCCGAGCACGTCGCGAGGAAAAGCCGGCCGACAAGAGACCTTTTCTCGATACGGCCCATAAACGCTACGAAGAAGCACGAAAAGTCTTTGAAGATGCGAACAAGCAAATTCGAGAAGCGTTGACCGCCTTGCCTAAGGTGCTCGATCCCTCGAAAGATTCCGCCAAAATTGCGTTCCGCGATGAAATGCGAGCGTCTTATATCCAGACGCAACTGTTAGCTTCCAATTGCCTCTTCGAGATGGCCAAAACACTTCCGGAAGACCATAAAGACCGCAAAAAGCAGCTAGAGCAAGCAGCCAAAGAATTCGGCGAAACGTACAGCAAGTACAAATCGCGTCTGGCCGGTCTCTATGCTCGGTTGTACGAAGCACAAGCTCAGCAGGCTTTGGACAAGACCAAAGAAGCCATCGCGATCTATGTCGACGACCTGATGCTATTAGGCGATCAGCCAGAGCAGTTTCGCCAGGTCAAACTCAAAGCCGCGATCGGTCTATCAACGATCTGGATGCAGAAAGATGAGCAAGCGAAAGTGCTCAGTGAGATCGCTCCATGGCTGGACGAACAACAACTGCGAGCCAACCAGGAACGAGACGAAGACTGGCTGAACATCAAGATGATTGTCGCCAAAGCCTATAAAAAAGATGCCGATGGCCGTGATAACAAAGACAAGCAGCGGGGCAATAATCGCCGCGAGGCATTGAAACTGGCCGTCGATGTTGCCAAGTACCCGAGCGAGTTTCAAAAGGAAGCGTTGGCAATCCGCGCCGAGTTGCAAGGGGAAGATGCCGTTGCTCAAGATGACTCGGATGCCAAAACATTCCAGGAAGCTGTCACCGCAGGTCGCGACCTTATCAATGAAGCGAATACCCAAAGCTTCGCCGTGAGGAAGATGCAAGCCGACTTAAAGGCCACCAAGGATAAGGCGGCCAAAGAGCAATTGGCCAGCCAGATTGAAACGGACGAAAAGGTCGTTCAAGATGCTTTCAGTAAAGCGGAAAGCAAGTTTCAACAAGCCCTGCAACTTGCCGACCGAGACACTCCTTCGGACGAAGTGAACGGCGTACAGTACTTTCTCTCCTTCCTGGGTTTCCAAGATGGTGATTACTGGCAAACCTACGCTCGGGCGTCTTTCGTTGCTCAGCGATACCCGAACAGTCCTAGCGCTAAGCCATGTGCCAAAATGGCGCTCGCATGTGCCCTACGATTGTTTGAAGCCGCCCCGGCCGACAATCGCTCGTTCGAGTTAAGCCTGGTTCAAGACACGACCGACTTCATGGTTAAGACGTGGCCAGATTCGGAAGAAGCGGGTCAGGCATTGTTGGCACTCATTGGGTTCCAACTGCAACAAGCGAGTTCCAAAGAGCTTTCCTGGGACCAACAAAAAGCGATGCTGGAAGCCGCTGAAAAGTCTGTAGCCAAGATTGGTGACGGAACGGCTGCCAAAGCGGATGCCCAGTTAAAGGTGGGTCAAACGTATTGGAATCTCTTCTTACGTGGTAACTCACTGCGTCGTGAAGCGAAAGACAACCCTGACGCCATGGGAGTTCCCACTGATGAGCAACTCGCCGCAATCAAGGAAAAAACCCAGAGTATCCTCTCAGCCGGTGTCGACTCATATCAAGGCGAAGATCCGGATTATAGCTATGTCCTCGGAGCGTTGTCCCTCATCCAGGTCTACACCGACACGGGCGAGCCCAACAAAGCCGTCGAACTGCTTGAAAAGAAAAAAACCGGCCTAATGGGTCTAGTCGAGAGCAAGAATGCTGTCGCAACCCGGCCTGGTATCGATCAACTGATCTACAAGGCGGCCGTCCGAGCTTATATTTCGGCACTTCCCACGACGACCGACGCTTCCAAGACAGAGTCGTTGATGGCCAATGCTGAGAAAGCCATGGCACAACTCAAGAGCCTGGCTGGCAACGATGCGAATAGCCAAAAGCAACTGGTTGCCATCTACATTTCTCTGGCCAATGACCTGAAAACCCAGTTGGACAATGCCAACCCGGCATCCAAAGTTGCCCTGGCGGGTGCGTTCGAGAAGTTCCTCAATCGCGTCGCCGAATCAAGTAAGGAACCTAACGTGCTGAACTGGGTTGGCGAAACGTTCTACAACCTAGGACAAAGTTTCTCGGAAGACCCAAGCTTTAACGGAGACACGAAGAGCTTCTACAACAAGGCAATCGCCGCCTACCAGCAAATTATTGACCAAGCTGGTAGCGGCTCGCTGAACCCGGCTCTCGTGCAGCAAGTTCGAGTTCGTATTGCCATGGCCCAGCGGGAAATTGGCGAGTATGAACAGGCCGTCGCCACGTTTGCCGATGTGCTGAAGGAAAAGAATATGATGGTGAACGTTCAAGTCGAAGCCGCGAAAACCTTCTACATGTGGGGACTCAACGGAGGAGACTCGAAGACGTTCTATCAATCGCTGATGGGTGCCAAGCCTAATCCGGAAACCAAGCAGAATGTGATCTGGGGCTGGGGTCGTTTGCAATCCATCTTGGCACGCTACGCCCAAGCTGGTGCTGATCCTTCGCCTTTTAAAGAGACGTTCTTCGAGTGTCGGTACTACCTCGCGGCGTGCCGATACCAATTCGCGCTCTCTCAATCGAGTAAGGATAAGAAAGATCAGTATTTGGCCGCTGCCGCCAAAGATATTTCCTCGACCCAGTCGTTTGATCCCAGCTTAGGCGGGGACGAGTGGTTCCAGAAATTCGATACACTGATGCGAAGAATTCAAAAGGACCTGACTGGTGATGTCAAAGGACTCGACAAGCCACAACCTTAA
- a CDS encoding tetratricopeptide repeat protein, with protein sequence MRQILFQAVAMALVAGGPLLADSVRTESGAQTGTIIGATKDAVQLSKGGSNVEIPTNEIVEIALDAEPFDVKTARRMVQSGQFADAIDKLQGIEGGNNELVKQEIDFLRAYSMGKLALAGSGDRQKAAQALLGFATSSSNSFHFYEVARMLGDLAVSGGDYASAAKYYGGLNSAPWPDYRMSAQVLAGRALLAQDKTAEAIANFDEVISANATVSGAARQKSFAAVGKAKALASSGKPAEGIALAQKVVENADPDDKELFGRAYNALGLCQLKQNNSKEALLAYLHTDILFYTDPEIHAEALYHLANLWKDLNDPDQSTDARNLLNDRYPGSIWANRQ encoded by the coding sequence ATGCGTCAAATTCTCTTTCAAGCTGTCGCTATGGCGCTGGTCGCCGGTGGACCGCTACTGGCCGATTCAGTTCGCACCGAAAGCGGCGCTCAAACGGGCACCATTATTGGCGCAACCAAAGACGCCGTCCAACTTAGCAAGGGTGGTTCCAACGTTGAGATTCCTACGAATGAAATCGTCGAAATCGCACTCGACGCCGAACCGTTCGACGTGAAGACAGCCCGTCGCATGGTTCAAAGCGGTCAGTTCGCCGACGCGATCGACAAACTCCAAGGCATTGAAGGGGGCAATAACGAACTCGTTAAACAGGAAATCGATTTCCTTCGCGCTTACTCGATGGGCAAACTGGCCCTGGCCGGTTCGGGCGACCGACAGAAAGCTGCCCAGGCACTGCTAGGCTTTGCGACCAGTTCGTCTAACAGCTTTCATTTCTATGAAGTGGCTCGAATGCTGGGTGATCTCGCCGTCAGTGGCGGAGACTACGCTTCGGCGGCCAAGTACTACGGCGGATTGAACTCGGCTCCTTGGCCCGACTATCGCATGTCAGCCCAAGTTTTGGCCGGTCGTGCATTGCTGGCCCAGGACAAAACAGCCGAAGCCATCGCCAACTTTGATGAAGTGATCTCGGCCAACGCGACGGTTTCTGGTGCTGCCCGTCAGAAAAGCTTCGCCGCCGTCGGAAAAGCCAAAGCTTTGGCTTCTAGTGGCAAACCTGCCGAAGGCATCGCGCTCGCTCAGAAAGTGGTTGAAAACGCCGACCCGGACGACAAAGAACTGTTCGGTCGTGCTTACAACGCTCTTGGGCTGTGTCAGCTGAAGCAAAACAACTCGAAAGAAGCACTCTTGGCTTACCTACATACAGACATCCTCTTCTACACCGACCCTGAAATCCACGCCGAAGCCTTGTATCACCTGGCCAATCTCTGGAAGGATCTGAACGATCCCGATCAGTCCACCGATGCACGAAATTTGCTCAATGACCGCTATCCCGGAAGCATTTGGGCTAATCGGCAATAA